A single window of Poecilia reticulata strain Guanapo linkage group LG10, Guppy_female_1.0+MT, whole genome shotgun sequence DNA harbors:
- the LOC108166624 gene encoding LOW QUALITY PROTEIN: uncharacterized protein LOC108166624 (The sequence of the model RefSeq protein was modified relative to this genomic sequence to represent the inferred CDS: substituted 2 bases at 2 genomic stop codons) — protein sequence MAHDEGIYHCAILDWTENTWRGIYLSIKGNNDRTMNYTIVQRSRPANTARLGDSATLECSVLSHSKNRSCPGGLSVLWFRARSQKSQPEIIFTDGINQDDCSWKHKRKCVHSFFHNVSSSEFGTYYCAIATCGEILFGNGTALEAGKNLDFFYFYLTXNCINDYLNXSLNTYLFFFFPERSSDSAFSIVVTVVICLIILVILHLTIICHQTHKKAKEQIKDKTSRHDNFGRQEDNNADDENDVKCAALHFLGGKEKKQLLMDESVYSQVKYNFLSMQ from the exons ATGGCACATG ACGAAGGAATCTATCACTGTGCAATCCTTGACTGGACTGAGAATACCTGGAGAGGGATCTATTTGTCAATAAAAG GAAACAACGACAGAACAATGAACTACACAATTGTGCAGCGGTCACGACCAGCAAATACAGCCAGACTGGGAGATTCTGCAACTCTGGAGTGTTCAGTTCTCTCTCACTCTAAGAATAGGTCTTGTCCAGGAGGCCTCAGTGTGTTGTGGTTCAGAGCCAGGTCACAAAAATCTCAGCCTGAAATCATTTTCACGGATGGAATCAACCAAGACGACTGTAGTTGGAAACATAAGAGGAAATGTGTTCATAGCTTCTTTCACAATGTCAGCAGCTCAGAGTTTGGGACGTACTACTGTGCCATAGCCACTTGTGGAGAAATATTATTTGGAAATGGAACTGCTTTGGAAGCTGgtaagaatttagattttttttatttttatttgacctaaAATTGTATTAATGACTATTTAAATTAATCCTTAAACacttatttgttctttttttttccagagagaTCGTCAGACTCAGCATTTAGCATTGTGGTTACAGTAGTAATTTGCCTGataattttggttattttacaTCTTACCATCATCTGTCACCAAACCCATAAAAAAGCCAAAGAACAGATTAAAG ACAAAACATCAAGACATGACAATTTCGGTCGACAAGAAGATAATAAT gctgATGATGAAAATGATGTGAAATGTGCAGCATTGCATTTCTtaggagggaaagaaaagaagcagctgCTAATGGATGAAAGTGTGTACTCACAAGTTAAATACAACTTCTTGTCCATGCAGTAG
- the LOC103471482 gene encoding uncharacterized protein LOC103471482, whose translation MLRKNTDPKYGPGMPASRLKTTYYEKITNLTILNTTKEDEGIYHCAILDWTENTWRGIYLSIKGNDDKTMNYTIVQRSRPANTARLGDSATLECSVLSHSKKRSCPGGLSVLWFRARSQKSQPEIIFTDGINQDDCSWKHERKCVHSFFHNVSSSEFGTYYCAIATCGEILFGNGTTLEAEKSDSAFIILVTVVICLIISVVLHITIICHQTHKKAKKQIKDTSRQDDLGQQEDDDDDGENGVNYAALHFSGGKARKGKKKPTDESVYSQVNF comes from the exons ATGCTGCGTAAAAATACCGACCCCAAGTATGGACCGGGGATGCCGGCCTCAAGACTGAAGACAACATATTATGAGAAAATCACCAATCTGACAATCCTGAATACAACTAAAGAAGACGAGGGAATMTATCACTGTGCAATCCTTGACTGGACTGAGAATACCTGGAGAGGGATCTATTTGTCAATAAAAG GAAACGACGACAAAACAATGAACTACACAATTGTGCAGCGGTCACGACCAGCAAATACAGCCAGGCTTGGAGATTCTGCAACTCTGGAGTGTTCAGTTCTCTCTCACTCTAAGAAAAGGTCTTGTCCAGGAGGCCTCAGTGTGTTGTGGTTCAGAGCCAGGTCACAAAAATCTCAGCCTGAAATCATTTTCACGGATGGAATCAACCAAGATGACTGTAGTTGGAAACATGAGAGGAAATGTGTTCATAGCTTCTTTCACAATGTCAGCAGCTCAGAGTTTGGGACGTACTACTGTGCCATAGCCACTTGTGGAGAAATATTATTTGGAAATGGAACTACTTTGGAAGCTG agaAATCAGACTCAGCATTCATCATTCTGGTTACAGTAGTAATTTGCCTGATAATTTCGGTTGTTTTACATATTACCATCATCTGTCACCAAACCcacaaaaaagccaaaaaacagattaaag acacATCAAGACAGGATGATTTGGGCCAACAAGAAGATGATGAT gATGATGGTGAAAATGGTGTGAACTATGCAGCGTTGCATTTCTCAGGAGGGAAAGcaaggaaaggaaagaagaaaccaACGGATGAAAGTGTGTACTCACAAGTTAACTTTTAA